The genomic window GCCGGGGGCCGCAGCGTGCATATGCAGCGTCCGGACAAATAGCCGACCATTCAACGGGGGATATGGCCTGATGCGCCTTGCGGTCCTGAAGGAGACGAAACCCGGCGAAAGCCGAGTGGCGGCGACGCCCGAGACGGTGAAGAAACTCATCGCCCTCGGTCTCGATGTCACGGTGCAGCAGGGCGCGGGCCTGGCCTCCGGCCTGCCGGACGCGGAATATGCCGCGGCCGGCGCCACCATGGCCCCCGATGCCGCCACGGCGCTGGCCGGTGCCGCCATCGTCTTCGCTGTCCGCGCCCCCGAGGCCACCCTGCCCCAGGGCGCGCTGCTGCTGGGCACGCTCCAGGCCGATGCCGCCGCCGCCCAAGGCTTCGCGGCGGCGGGCGTGGATGCCTGCGCCATGGAACTCCTGCCGCGCATCACCCGCGCGCAGAGCATGGACGTGCTCTCCTCCCAGGCGAATTTGGCGGGCTACCGCGCCGTGATCGAGGGTGCGGGCGCCTTCGACCGCGGCTTCCCCATGCTGATGACGGCGGCCGGCACGGTGCCCGCCGCCAACGTCTTCGTGATGGGCGCGGGGTGGCGGGGCTACAGGCCATCGCGACCGCCCGACGTCTCGGCGGCCGCGTCTCGGCCACCGATGTCCGCCCCGCCGCCAAGGAGGAGATCAAGTCCCTCGGCGCCAGCTTCGTGGGCTATGAGGATGAGGAAAGCCGCGCGGCCCAGACCGCCGGCGGCTACGCCAAGCAGCTTTCCGCCGAATTCTACGCCAAGCAGGCCGAGGTGGTGGCTACCCATATCGCCAAGCAGGATGTGGTGGTCTGCACGGCCCTGGTGCAGGGCCGGAAGGCGCCGACCCTCGTCACCGAAGCGATGGTCGCCTCCATGAAGCCCGGCAGCGTCATCGTGGACATCGCGGCCGATGCCGGCGGCAATTGCGCGCTGACCAAGCCCGGCCAGTCCTACCTGACGGACAATGGCGTGAAGATCCTGGGCTTCACCAATTGGCCCGGCCGCATCCCCGCCGCCGCCAGCGCCCTCTACGCGCGCAACCTGCTCACCTTCCTGACCACCTTCTGGGACAAGGACGCGAAGGCGCCCAAGCTGCCGCCCGAGGACGACATCGTCCAGGGTGTCACGCTGACGCGCGGCGGCGCCGTGGTCCACAAGATGTTCGCCCCCGCGTCCTGACGGAGACCCCCATGAGCACCCAGACGGAACTGGCCAACCGCGCCGCCGAGCTTTCGGCCCGCGCCGCCGAGCTGGCGGACTTCGCCCGCCGCGCCGCCGAGGCCACGGCCCCCGTGGCCCAGGTGGTGGAACCCTTCCTGCTGATGCTGACCATCTTCCTGATGGCCTGCTTCGTTGGATATTACGTGGTGTGGTCGGTGACGCCCGCGCTGCACTCCCCGCTGATGGGCGTCACCAACGCCATCTCCTCCGTGATCGTGGTGGGCGGCATCCTCGCCGCCGCGGCGGCCGAGAGCGACGCGGCCCGCCTCTTCGGCGTGCTGGCCGTCACCCTCGCTTCGGTGAACATCTTCGGCGGCTTCCTGGTGACGCGCCGCATGCTCTCCATGTTCCAGAAGAAGAAGGGCTGAGGCAGCCATGGCCACCATCGCCACCCTCGCCTACCTCGCCGCCTCGGTCCTGTTCATCCTGGCACTGCGCGGGCTGTCCCACCCCGAGACCTCACGCCAGGGCAACCAGTACGGCATGATCGGGATGGGCATCGCCATCCTGGCGACCATCCTGAACTCCGGCATGGATTTCGGCGGCTTCGTCCTGATCATCGCGGGCATCGCCATCGGCGGCTCGATCGGCACGATCATCGCGAGCCGCATCCAGATGACCTCGCTGCCGCAGCTGGTGGCCGCCTTCCACTCGCTGGTGGGCATGGCGGCCGTCTTCGTGGCGGCGGCGGCCCTCTACTCGCCGCAGAGCTTCGGCATCGGCGTGCCGGGCGACATCAAGGGCGCGTCCCTGCTGGAGATGTCGCTGGGCCTGGCCATCGGCGCCATCACCTTCTCGGGCTCGGTCATCGCCTTTCTCAAGCTGGATGGCCGCATGTCGGGCGCGCCCATCCTCTTCGCGAACCAGCACAAGCTGAACGCGGGGCTGGGCATCCTGCTGCTGCTGCTGGTGATCCTCTTCGTCGCCACCGGCTCGCCCACCCTGTTCTGGATGATCGCGATCCTGGCCTTCGGCCTGGGCTTCCTGCTCATCATCCCCATTGGCGGCGCCGATATGCCCGTCGTGGTGTCCATGCTGAACAGCTACTCCGGCTGGGCGGCGGCGGGCATCGGCTTCACCATCGGCAACCTGCTGCTGATCGTGACCGGCGCGCTGGTGGGCGCCTCGGGCGCCATCCTCTCCTACATCATGTGCAAGGGGATGAACCGCTCCATCATCAACGTGCTGCTGGGCGGCTTCGGCAGCGAGAGCGGCGCGGCGGCGGCCGGCGGTAGCGCAGACCGTGCGCCCGTGAAGGCCGGCAGCCCCGAGGACGCGGCCTTCATCAT from Roseococcus microcysteis includes these protein-coding regions:
- a CDS encoding NAD(P) transhydrogenase subunit alpha, producing the protein MSTQTELANRAAELSARAAELADFARRAAEATAPVAQVVEPFLLMLTIFLMACFVGYYVVWSVTPALHSPLMGVTNAISSVIVVGGILAAAAAESDAARLFGVLAVTLASVNIFGGFLVTRRMLSMFQKKKG
- a CDS encoding NAD(P)(+) transhydrogenase (Re/Si-specific) subunit beta, translating into MATIATLAYLAASVLFILALRGLSHPETSRQGNQYGMIGMGIAILATILNSGMDFGGFVLIIAGIAIGGSIGTIIASRIQMTSLPQLVAAFHSLVGMAAVFVAAAALYSPQSFGIGVPGDIKGASLLEMSLGLAIGAITFSGSVIAFLKLDGRMSGAPILFANQHKLNAGLGILLLLLVILFVATGSPTLFWMIAILAFGLGFLLIIPIGGADMPVVVSMLNSYSGWAAAGIGFTIGNLLLIVTGALVGASGAILSYIMCKGMNRSIINVLLGGFGSESGAAAAGGSADRAPVKAGSPEDAAFIMKNAGKIIVVPGYGMAVAQAQQVVREMADLLKKEGVEVSYAIHPVAGRMPGHMNVLLAEANVPYDEVHELEEINPEFAEADVAYVIGANDVTNPAAKTDKSSAIYGMPILDVERAKTVFFVKRGMASGYAGVENELFFRPNTMMLFGDAKKVTQEIVQALQR